The Clostridium sp. AWRP genome has a window encoding:
- a CDS encoding rubrerythrin family protein translates to MALNNAMTADFLRSAYGGESMAHMRYLIWGDHAEKAGYPNIARLFRGIAYAEWAHAKNHFNVLKNQVGDNTVAAGAVFGNTNIVENIQGAINGELHEVDQMYPVYLETARFQNEKDAERSFHFALEAEKIHANMFKGAQEAAKSGKDIPNQKIYVCPICGYTYMGDNVSDCPVCGAKKEIFKEF, encoded by the coding sequence ATGGCATTAAATAATGCAATGACCGCTGATTTTTTACGGTCTGCATACGGTGGAGAAAGCATGGCTCATATGAGATATCTTATTTGGGGAGATCACGCTGAGAAAGCTGGATATCCTAACATTGCTAGACTTTTTAGAGGCATAGCCTATGCAGAATGGGCACATGCTAAAAATCATTTCAATGTACTTAAAAATCAAGTTGGTGACAATACAGTTGCAGCTGGTGCTGTATTTGGAAATACCAATATTGTAGAAAACATCCAGGGTGCAATAAATGGAGAACTTCATGAAGTAGATCAAATGTATCCTGTATATCTTGAAACTGCAAGATTTCAAAATGAAAAAGATGCTGAAAGGTCATTTCATTTTGCACTGGAAGCTGAAAAAATACATGCAAATATGTTTAAGGGTGCACAGGAAGCAGCTAAATCAGGAAAAGATATTCCAAACCAAAAGATATATGTTTGTCCAATTTGTGGATATACATACATGGGTGATAATGTAAGTGATTGTCCAGTTTGTGGTGCAAAGAAAGAAATCTTCAAAGAATTTTAA
- a CDS encoding fructose-6-phosphate aldolase: MKLIVDFANLDQIKEMYAYYPIDGVTTNPSILAKEGKNPYEVLKAIRKFIGKDAELHVQVVSKDAESMVREAHKIQQELGSSTYVKVPVSREGLKAIKALAAEGANITATAVYTQMQAYLAGKAGASYAAPYVNRIDNIGADGIKVAKDIHDIFKKNDLKTEVLAASFKNSQQVLELAKYGVGAATVAPDVIEGLIKLDAVDSAIKAFTRDFEKLCGEGKTMLDC, from the coding sequence ATGAAACTTATTGTAGATTTTGCAAATTTAGATCAAATTAAGGAAATGTATGCTTATTATCCAATAGATGGAGTAACTACTAATCCATCTATTCTAGCTAAAGAAGGAAAAAATCCCTATGAGGTATTAAAGGCAATTAGAAAGTTTATTGGAAAAGATGCAGAACTTCACGTACAAGTTGTTTCCAAAGATGCTGAATCAATGGTTAGAGAGGCACATAAAATTCAACAAGAATTGGGCTCTAGTACTTATGTAAAGGTTCCAGTATCAAGAGAAGGATTAAAGGCAATAAAGGCTCTTGCAGCAGAAGGTGCTAATATTACAGCAACTGCTGTTTATACACAGATGCAGGCTTATTTGGCAGGAAAAGCTGGTGCTAGCTATGCAGCTCCATATGTAAATAGAATTGACAACATAGGTGCAGATGGTATAAAAGTTGCAAAAGATATTCATGATATATTTAAAAAGAATGATTTAAAAACAGAAGTTCTTGCAGCAAGTTTCAAAAATTCACAACAAGTTTTAGAATTAGCGAAATATGGTGTTGGTGCCGCAACAGTTGCTCCAGATGTAATTGAAGGATTAATTAAATTGGATGCAGTTGATTCTGCAATAAAGGCATTTACAAGAGATTTTGAAAAGCTGTGTGGTGAAGGAAAAACTATGCTAGATTGTTAA
- a CDS encoding glycyl-radical enzyme activating protein encodes MIGKVFDVRRFSTHDGEGIRTTIFLKGCPLHCVWCQNPEGFSLDPKLMYLENQCIHCGNCIKACKNKSITLKNNKLYIDKSATDEWKEPIDVCPAGCLTMDCKLYTVEELVKFVLKDKAFFKYGGGVTLSGGEPLFQKDFAISLLKMLKENGIHTAIETSLYAAKATIKDALFYLDSIYADLKVFNRKKHKELTGVYNDKIKENIRFILESNKKSRVIIRTPLIPKMTATKENIYAIAKFITGIYPDVKYELLNYNPLAKAKYNLVEEEYCFYDNPKMYTEDEMDEFREVARSAGVKSLIIEG; translated from the coding sequence ATGATTGGTAAGGTATTTGATGTTAGGAGATTTTCAACACATGATGGAGAGGGAATTAGAACCACAATCTTTTTAAAGGGATGTCCACTTCACTGCGTGTGGTGCCAAAATCCGGAGGGATTTTCCTTAGATCCTAAGCTCATGTACTTAGAAAATCAGTGTATACACTGTGGAAACTGTATTAAAGCGTGTAAAAATAAATCCATTACTTTAAAGAATAACAAGCTTTATATTGATAAAAGTGCTACAGATGAGTGGAAAGAGCCTATAGATGTGTGTCCGGCAGGATGCTTGACTATGGATTGTAAGTTATATACTGTGGAGGAATTAGTAAAGTTTGTATTAAAAGATAAAGCATTTTTTAAATATGGTGGAGGAGTTACCTTATCGGGGGGAGAACCACTTTTTCAAAAAGACTTTGCGATATCCTTACTAAAAATGTTAAAAGAAAATGGAATCCATACAGCAATAGAAACTTCACTTTATGCAGCTAAAGCTACAATTAAGGATGCTCTTTTTTATTTGGATTCTATTTATGCAGATCTAAAGGTATTTAATAGGAAAAAACATAAAGAGTTAACTGGAGTTTACAATGATAAAATAAAAGAAAATATAAGATTTATATTGGAATCAAATAAAAAGAGTAGGGTAATTATTAGAACGCCGCTTATTCCAAAAATGACAGCAACTAAAGAAAATATTTACGCTATAGCTAAATTTATTACTGGCATTTATCCAGATGTAAAATATGAATTATTGAATTATAATCCTCTTGCCAAGGCAAAGTATAATTTAGTGGAAGAAGAATATTGCTTTTACGATAATCCTAAAATGTATACTGAAGATGAAATGGATGAGTTTAGAGAAGTGGCAAGAAGTGCAGGAGTAAAAAGCCTTATTATTGAAGGTTAA
- a CDS encoding formate C-acetyltransferase/glycerol dehydratase family glycyl radical enzyme yields the protein MEELIQTDRIAWLKKKMMDEPRYVSIEQALIITKTYKENEDKPTIIKRALALKNALTHLNIAVEPEEMIVGNRTMGVRYGVVFPESGSSWVDREIETLPTRPQDRFNVRKEDITTFREFIKPYFNGKSLEDVIRKRYGKEIDEIAKVVKINQKDHAQGHICPDCESWLKYGPEGLKNQAVLRLEGASKEQQYFLNSVILVMEGTQRFMMRYHDLLIEKSKEESKEENKANMLQAALNCKSLSMNPPNSFHEAVQSIWFLFVILHMESNASSFSPGRMDKFLYPFYKKDIDSGKIDNQKALEIIECLWLKFNQIVYLRNSHSAKFFAGFPIGFNVVIGGQDEKGSDFFNELSFLFLKAQEHLGLPQPNLSVRLHKETNDRILKEAVKVVSKGSGMPQFFNDEAIISSMVKLGVKEKDARDYAVVGCVEITTQGNNLGWSDAAMFNLDKALELTLNNGKSLLSGDKIGPDLGNLTDYETFEELEEAFAKSVTYFMDKMILACEEVEKAHMDILPSPFLSSVIDNCIEKGMDVTKGGAVYNFSGIQMIQIANLADSLAAIKLLVYEEKRISKEDLLKALQNNFEGYEVIRTMLLKRAPKYGNDIAYVDELGTKWARFFSKKLSHYTNYRGGKYHTGMYTVSAHVPMGENVGASPDGRYAKTPLADGGMSPVYGRDITGPTAVLKSVSSLDNYLTTNGGLLNMKFLPEFFKTESNIDKFAKFLRTFVDLEIPHIQFNVVRKEDLIAAQKNPENYRSLTVRVAGYTAYFTELAGELQNEIIARTSYGNI from the coding sequence ATGGAAGAGTTAATTCAAACGGACAGAATAGCCTGGTTAAAGAAAAAAATGATGGATGAGCCAAGATACGTATCTATTGAGCAAGCACTTATTATCACAAAAACATATAAAGAAAATGAAGATAAACCCACTATTATTAAAAGGGCACTTGCTTTAAAAAATGCACTGACACACTTGAATATTGCAGTAGAACCAGAAGAGATGATTGTTGGAAATCGTACAATGGGTGTAAGATATGGTGTTGTATTTCCCGAAAGCGGAAGCTCCTGGGTTGATCGTGAAATAGAAACCCTTCCAACAAGGCCTCAAGATAGATTTAATGTAAGAAAAGAAGATATTACTACTTTTAGAGAATTTATTAAACCATATTTTAATGGAAAATCCTTGGAAGATGTAATTAGAAAACGGTATGGAAAAGAGATAGATGAAATTGCAAAGGTAGTTAAAATCAATCAAAAAGATCATGCACAGGGGCATATTTGTCCAGATTGTGAAAGCTGGTTAAAATATGGACCTGAGGGGTTAAAAAATCAAGCTGTTTTAAGATTAGAAGGTGCTTCTAAGGAGCAGCAGTATTTTTTAAACAGTGTCATTTTGGTTATGGAAGGTACTCAAAGGTTTATGATGCGATATCATGATCTTTTAATAGAAAAATCAAAGGAAGAATCAAAGGAAGAAAATAAGGCTAACATGCTTCAAGCTGCATTAAATTGTAAAAGCTTGAGTATGAATCCTCCAAATTCTTTTCATGAAGCTGTACAGTCTATTTGGTTTTTATTTGTTATTCTTCACATGGAATCAAATGCATCTTCTTTTTCACCAGGTAGAATGGATAAATTCTTGTATCCATTTTATAAAAAAGACATTGACAGTGGAAAGATTGATAATCAAAAAGCTTTGGAAATTATAGAATGTCTTTGGCTTAAATTCAATCAAATTGTCTATTTAAGAAATTCACACAGCGCAAAGTTTTTTGCAGGTTTTCCAATTGGATTCAATGTTGTAATTGGCGGCCAAGATGAAAAGGGTAGTGATTTTTTCAATGAATTATCTTTTCTGTTTTTGAAGGCACAAGAACATTTGGGACTACCACAGCCTAACTTATCAGTAAGGCTTCATAAAGAAACTAATGATAGGATTCTAAAGGAAGCAGTAAAAGTAGTATCAAAGGGAAGTGGAATGCCCCAATTTTTTAACGATGAAGCTATTATTTCTTCCATGGTGAAGTTAGGTGTAAAAGAAAAAGATGCAAGAGATTATGCTGTTGTAGGATGTGTGGAAATCACTACTCAGGGAAATAATCTTGGTTGGAGTGATGCTGCTATGTTCAATTTAGACAAAGCATTGGAGTTAACTTTAAACAATGGAAAGTCTCTATTGAGTGGAGATAAAATTGGTCCTGATTTAGGAAATTTAACTGATTATGAAACTTTTGAAGAATTGGAAGAAGCTTTTGCAAAGAGTGTCACTTATTTCATGGATAAAATGATACTAGCCTGTGAAGAAGTAGAAAAAGCACACATGGATATATTGCCATCTCCATTTTTATCTTCTGTAATTGACAATTGCATTGAAAAGGGAATGGATGTTACAAAAGGAGGAGCTGTTTATAACTTTTCAGGAATTCAGATGATACAAATAGCTAATCTGGCAGACAGTTTAGCTGCTATTAAACTTTTGGTATATGAAGAAAAGAGAATATCAAAAGAAGATTTACTAAAAGCACTGCAAAACAATTTTGAAGGATATGAAGTAATACGTACTATGCTGCTCAAGCGTGCACCAAAGTATGGCAATGACATTGCTTATGTTGATGAACTTGGTACAAAGTGGGCAAGATTTTTTAGTAAAAAGTTAAGCCACTATACAAATTATCGCGGAGGCAAATACCATACAGGAATGTATACCGTTTCTGCTCATGTACCTATGGGAGAAAATGTTGGAGCTTCACCAGATGGAAGATATGCAAAAACACCTCTGGCAGATGGGGGGATGTCTCCCGTATATGGAAGAGATATTACCGGTCCAACAGCAGTACTAAAGTCAGTTTCTTCATTAGACAATTATTTAACAACTAATGGTGGACTCTTAAATATGAAGTTTTTACCTGAATTTTTTAAAACTGAAAGCAATATAGATAAGTTTGCTAAATTTTTAAGAACTTTTGTGGATTTAGAAATACCACATATACAATTCAACGTAGTGAGAAAAGAAGATTTGATTGCAGCACAAAAAAATCCTGAAAATTATAGAAGTTTAACTGTTAGAGTGGCGGGATATACTGCTTATTTTACAGAATTAGCAGGAGAACTTCAAAATGAAATTATTGCTAGAACAAGTTATGGTAATATATAA
- a CDS encoding Gfo/Idh/MocA family oxidoreductase: MVKFAVIGTSKITDRFIEAAKLCKNFELTAVYSRTKERALEYGSKYEAALAYDDLDELAASTEVDAVYIASPNSFHAFQSIKMLRGKKHVLCEKTIGSNKKELEQMIKVAKENGVILLEAMRSVFDPGFKAIENNLIKLGTIRRVTFQYCQYSSRYDNFKKGIVENAFNPIFSNGALMDIGVYCIHPLVKLFGMPKSIWANSVILQNGVDGAGTIMVNYGNMQGELLYSKITNSKLPSQIQGEKGCMLIKEIADTRQVTIIYNNGKEEYININKYDNNMYYEVEELIRLIQIKENADEYNKCSLMELNIMDEVRRKMGIKFPADV; this comes from the coding sequence ATGGTGAAATTTGCTGTAATAGGAACAAGTAAAATCACTGATAGATTCATAGAAGCAGCTAAGTTATGCAAAAATTTTGAACTAACTGCAGTGTATTCAAGGACAAAGGAAAGAGCTTTAGAATATGGAAGTAAATATGAAGCTGCATTGGCATATGATGATTTAGATGAACTTGCAGCAAGTACAGAAGTAGATGCTGTTTATATAGCTAGTCCAAATAGTTTTCATGCTTTTCAGTCAATTAAAATGTTAAGGGGTAAAAAACATGTATTGTGTGAAAAAACTATAGGATCCAATAAAAAAGAATTAGAGCAGATGATAAAAGTAGCTAAAGAAAATGGAGTAATTCTTTTAGAAGCAATGCGTTCTGTATTTGATCCAGGATTTAAGGCCATAGAGAACAATCTTATTAAGCTTGGAACTATTAGAAGGGTTACATTTCAATATTGTCAATATTCTTCCAGATATGATAATTTCAAAAAAGGAATTGTTGAAAATGCATTTAATCCCATTTTTTCTAACGGTGCACTAATGGATATTGGGGTATATTGCATTCATCCATTAGTTAAGCTTTTTGGAATGCCTAAAAGTATATGGGCAAATTCTGTAATTTTACAAAACGGAGTGGATGGTGCTGGAACTATTATGGTGAACTATGGAAATATGCAGGGGGAACTTTTATACTCTAAGATTACCAACTCTAAATTACCAAGTCAAATTCAAGGCGAAAAGGGATGTATGCTCATAAAAGAAATAGCTGATACAAGGCAAGTTACTATTATATATAATAATGGAAAAGAAGAGTATATAAATATCAATAAGTATGATAACAATATGTATTATGAGGTAGAAGAGTTAATTAGGCTTATTCAAATAAAGGAAAATGCAGATGAGTATAATAAGTGCTCTCTTATGGAACTTAATATAATGGATGAAGTGAGAAGAAAAATGGGGATTAAATTTCCAGCAGATGTTTAG
- a CDS encoding PTS fructose-like transporter subunit IIB: MKILAVTACPSGVAHTYMAAEALEKAAKAKGIEIKVETQGSIGIENKITMDDVKDADVVILTKDIGIKETERFSGLPTVKVGVSDVVKKSDQIIDKVEAYVNSKKQ, from the coding sequence ATGAAGATCTTAGCAGTTACGGCTTGTCCATCAGGAGTTGCACATACGTATATGGCTGCAGAGGCATTGGAAAAAGCAGCAAAAGCCAAAGGAATTGAGATAAAGGTTGAAACTCAAGGCTCAATAGGCATAGAAAATAAAATTACTATGGATGATGTAAAAGATGCAGATGTAGTTATATTAACTAAAGATATTGGTATAAAGGAAACAGAAAGATTTAGCGGATTGCCAACCGTCAAAGTTGGAGTTAGCGATGTAGTTAAAAAATCAGATCAAATAATTGACAAAGTTGAAGCGTATGTTAATAGTAAAAAACAATAA
- a CDS encoding PTS fructose transporter subunit EIIC yields MDDLKDLLKNTRQHLMTGVSYMIPFVVSGGVLLALSVLLYGSAAVPPKGTRLNDLFNIGAAGLGLMVPILAGFIAFSMVDRPGIAPGAIGGYLSNQIGAGFLGGIIAGLLAGIVVFYLKKIKVPSIMRSVMPIFVIPLIGTFIIGILMVWVIGTPVAGAMTGMKTWLEGLGTGNLVLLGIVLGSMIAFDMGGPVNKVAYGFGAAMVGTINPTTGMASPIALKIMAAIGVAICTPPIGMGVATFLAPKKYSTEEKEAGKAGILMGLIGITEGAIPFAASDPLKVIPSLIAGSASGAVTAMLLGSGNPAPWGGWIVLPVATGKFGYIIATLVGVAVTALMVNVLKKPVTEKRNDDHGGDGEELNLDFE; encoded by the coding sequence ATGGATGATTTAAAAGATTTATTAAAAAATACAAGACAGCATCTAATGACAGGTGTTTCATACATGATTCCTTTTGTTGTATCAGGAGGAGTTTTATTAGCACTTTCAGTTTTATTATATGGTTCAGCAGCAGTTCCACCTAAAGGAACAAGGTTGAATGATTTGTTTAATATAGGAGCAGCTGGACTTGGATTAATGGTTCCTATATTAGCAGGATTTATAGCGTTTTCAATGGTAGATAGGCCAGGTATAGCACCAGGAGCTATTGGTGGTTATCTATCAAATCAAATTGGAGCGGGATTCTTAGGAGGAATTATAGCAGGTTTGCTTGCGGGTATAGTAGTCTTTTATTTAAAGAAAATAAAAGTTCCTTCTATTATGCGTTCTGTAATGCCGATATTTGTTATTCCACTAATAGGTACATTTATCATTGGTATACTTATGGTTTGGGTTATAGGAACTCCTGTTGCAGGAGCTATGACGGGAATGAAGACTTGGCTAGAAGGGTTAGGTACTGGAAATTTGGTGCTTTTAGGAATAGTTTTAGGTTCAATGATAGCTTTTGATATGGGAGGTCCGGTAAACAAAGTTGCATATGGATTTGGAGCGGCAATGGTAGGAACGATAAATCCTACAACTGGAATGGCAAGCCCTATAGCATTAAAAATAATGGCAGCTATAGGTGTTGCAATATGTACCCCTCCAATTGGTATGGGTGTAGCTACTTTTTTAGCACCTAAAAAGTACTCAACGGAAGAAAAAGAAGCAGGAAAAGCTGGTATATTGATGGGGTTAATAGGAATAACAGAAGGAGCTATACCTTTTGCTGCATCGGATCCGTTAAAGGTTATTCCTTCTTTAATAGCGGGTTCTGCCAGTGGAGCAGTTACTGCAATGTTATTAGGGTCTGGAAATCCTGCACCTTGGGGTGGATGGATAGTACTACCAGTAGCTACTGGTAAATTTGGATACATTATAGCTACTTTGGTAGGTGTTGCTGTAACAGCATTGATGGTAAATGTTTTAAAGAAACCAGTCACAGAAAAACGTAATGATGATCATGGTGGAGATGGTGAAGAATTAAATTTGGATTTCGAATAA
- a CDS encoding PTS sugar transporter subunit IIA: MNDIINGDLVVLDLEASSKEEVIRKLSKLIEKQDKLIDFDGYVKQVFEREEDFPTSIGFDVAIPHGKSDSVKSAAVAFARLKKEVKWSEEESVKYVFLIAVPEKEAGDRHLQILAQLSRKIMREEFRTKLQEASSIEEILEALDS; this comes from the coding sequence ATGAATGACATAATAAATGGAGACCTTGTTGTATTAGATTTAGAGGCTTCTTCTAAAGAAGAAGTTATTAGAAAGCTCTCAAAGCTTATAGAAAAACAGGACAAATTAATAGATTTTGATGGCTATGTCAAACAGGTATTTGAAAGAGAAGAGGATTTTCCTACATCTATAGGATTTGATGTAGCTATTCCCCATGGAAAATCTGACTCCGTAAAAAGTGCTGCAGTAGCTTTTGCTAGACTAAAAAAAGAAGTTAAGTGGAGTGAAGAAGAATCGGTAAAGTATGTATTTTTAATTGCTGTACCAGAGAAAGAAGCCGGAGATAGGCATTTGCAGATCCTTGCTCAGCTCTCCAGAAAGATTATGAGAGAGGAGTTTAGGACTAAGCTACAGGAAGCTTCTAGCATAGAAGAGATATTAGAAGCATTAGATAGTTAA
- a CDS encoding DeoR/GlpR family DNA-binding transcription regulator, whose amino-acid sequence MFPEERHDKIISILHKEGKVVVKNLSSRFNVTEDCIRKDLKILENKNLLQRTYGGAVSVRQSAPKQDISIRKNISVESKEIIAEKAFNSIFENETIFLDISTTNMMLAEKLSKSPKKLTVVTNMLDIISILNKQDNNIKVICTGGVLSKDLDGFTGSMAIESIINYKPNKCFIGSCGVNIFDKSVTTFDVEDGNTKKAIINGSKEIFLVMENSKFYIDGTYKFATLYDINTIITESTPDKEITNLLAKTDTKFI is encoded by the coding sequence TTGTTTCCAGAAGAAAGACATGATAAAATAATAAGCATTTTACATAAAGAGGGAAAAGTTGTTGTCAAAAATTTAAGCTCCAGATTTAATGTAACAGAGGACTGCATTAGAAAGGATTTGAAAATATTAGAAAATAAAAATTTGCTACAGCGGACTTATGGAGGTGCCGTATCTGTTAGACAATCAGCTCCCAAGCAGGACATTTCTATAAGGAAAAATATCAGTGTAGAATCAAAAGAAATTATAGCTGAAAAAGCCTTTAATTCTATTTTTGAAAATGAAACGATTTTTCTAGATATATCAACTACAAATATGATGCTGGCCGAAAAGCTTTCAAAGAGCCCAAAGAAGCTCACAGTGGTAACCAATATGCTGGATATAATCTCAATACTAAATAAACAAGATAATAACATTAAAGTTATTTGTACTGGAGGAGTTCTTAGCAAAGATTTAGATGGCTTTACAGGTTCAATGGCTATTGAAAGTATCATTAACTACAAGCCCAACAAATGTTTTATAGGAAGCTGTGGAGTAAACATATTTGATAAAAGTGTCACTACTTTTGATGTAGAAGATGGGAACACAAAAAAAGCCATAATAAATGGCAGTAAAGAAATATTTTTGGTTATGGAAAATAGTAAATTTTACATTGATGGTACTTATAAATTTGCTACCCTTTATGATATAAATACAATTATTACAGAGTCTACACCAGACAAGGAAATTACAAATTTATTAGCTAAAACTGATACCAAATTCATCTAA
- a CDS encoding diguanylate cyclase: MKKFILPIILIALLVGISPAFNDSNMHSHIKADKGILNLSNYDFEKRGNVKIEGQLELYVNKLLKPEQVQYEKADKYLILPDKLTTQLNGKNTGYMTVHLKIFLPEGVVYGLRIGSFLSASKIWVNGVLQGQVGQVGKSYEKEKSIYLPSYIYFTAQNGAADIVIQASNYRILYPVLKPFDLGLKDRIMNRFIVNAGGDLIIIGVLFIVELLFLCLYTRLKNNKFFLYFSILCLLTQLRCLILNERIIVHIFPNMPFELLSKTAAITYYLYIPIYILLLRKLFPDFPKKLVDISLCFSIVFTTICLITNNTFYDRLSFFGEAILIFIVIGILLFFIKKVRKKEGIISFVAFITLIATAANDILINNGMIYGRYGFQVGMLIFAFLETYVIVMQYSDEIVNAEKLKIENRIIYEKSIRDDLTDLYKRNYIEEILDKVIKKYINEGEIFSIMMFDVDYFKLINDNYGHLQGDKVLSDISKIIIECIGDTGYAGRYGGEEFIVILPNTKQKMAVEIGEKIRSSINDFKWQDDIKVTISGGLYENKSNTNMECIKIVDDLLYEAKNSGRNKIVV; this comes from the coding sequence ATGAAAAAATTTATTTTACCTATCATCCTTATAGCTTTATTAGTAGGTATATCTCCAGCTTTTAATGATTCTAATATGCACAGTCATATTAAGGCAGATAAAGGAATTCTAAATTTAAGTAATTATGATTTTGAGAAAAGAGGAAATGTAAAGATTGAAGGGCAATTGGAGCTGTATGTGAATAAACTTCTTAAACCAGAACAAGTGCAGTATGAAAAAGCTGATAAGTATTTAATTTTACCAGATAAATTGACAACACAGTTAAATGGAAAAAATACTGGATATATGACAGTGCACTTGAAAATATTTCTTCCAGAAGGGGTTGTCTATGGGCTTAGAATAGGAAGTTTTTTATCAGCTTCAAAGATTTGGGTGAATGGTGTTTTACAAGGACAAGTTGGACAAGTAGGTAAAAGTTATGAGAAAGAAAAATCTATATACTTGCCAAGTTATATATATTTTACAGCACAAAATGGAGCGGCTGATATAGTAATTCAAGCATCCAATTACAGAATCCTTTATCCAGTATTAAAACCTTTTGATCTTGGACTTAAGGATAGAATTATGAATAGATTCATAGTAAATGCTGGTGGTGATTTAATTATAATAGGAGTCCTATTTATTGTAGAATTGCTATTTTTATGCTTGTATACACGTTTGAAGAATAATAAATTTTTCCTATATTTTTCTATATTATGTTTACTTACACAGCTAAGGTGTTTGATTTTAAATGAAAGAATAATTGTTCACATTTTTCCCAATATGCCTTTTGAATTGCTTAGCAAAACAGCAGCAATCACATATTATTTATACATACCAATTTATATTTTACTTTTAAGAAAATTATTTCCGGATTTTCCTAAAAAGTTAGTTGATATATCATTGTGCTTTTCAATAGTCTTTACCACTATATGCCTTATAACTAATAATACTTTTTACGATAGATTATCTTTTTTTGGTGAAGCTATTTTGATATTTATTGTGATTGGTATATTACTATTTTTTATAAAAAAAGTAAGAAAAAAAGAAGGAATAATATCATTTGTGGCATTTATTACTTTAATTGCTACAGCAGCAAATGATATACTCATAAACAATGGGATGATATATGGCAGGTATGGTTTTCAAGTAGGTATGCTTATTTTTGCCTTTTTAGAAACTTATGTAATTGTAATGCAATATTCTGATGAGATAGTTAATGCAGAAAAACTAAAGATAGAAAATCGTATTATATATGAAAAGTCCATTAGAGATGACCTCACAGACTTGTATAAAAGAAATTATATTGAAGAAATATTAGATAAAGTTATAAAAAAATATATAAATGAAGGTGAAATATTTAGCATAATGATGTTTGATGTGGATTATTTCAAATTGATTAATGACAATTATGGACATCTACAGGGTGACAAGGTTTTAAGTGATATAAGTAAAATAATAATTGAATGTATAGGTGATACAGGCTATGCAGGAAGATATGGTGGGGAAGAGTTTATTGTCATTTTACCTAATACCAAACAAAAAATGGCAGTAGAAATAGGAGAAAAAATTAGAAGTAGTATTAATGATTTTAAATGGCAAGATGACATAAAAGTTACTATAAGTGGCGGATTGTATGAAAATAAGTCAAATACAAATATGGAATGTATAAAAATTGTCGATGATTTATTATATGAAGCTAAGAATAGTGGAAGAAACAAAATTGTAGTATAG